One Dehalococcoidia bacterium genomic region harbors:
- a CDS encoding serine/threonine protein kinase, translating into MADSQSETIGKYRVIRNLASGSQGTVYHAHDPELDREVAVKVLHPHLANPDVIARFQREAQIVASISHPNIAGITDIGEHEGSHFIAIEYVPHSIRELIDRGPLDVTRAVTITHQAALALEAARTSSRGITHHDIKPENLLLTTLGAGGAVKLIDFGIAHAADMAPLTHVGSQWGTPFYMPPEQWMGERGDTRSDVYSLGVVLYQMLSGHLPFNSTASNSLVRQNEIARQHIQVNATSLRYLRQDVSMTVVAIVERCLAKQPSDRFQTPGELADALAGSIGLASAKLAPHPVVQPDWLRSGDDTAHRQRRAPLIAVGGFVAMIVIISTLLMVCQAAAREPQPSPLPVTEKYSGASFGIIDVAKTSAQLYSATHRSEQAHPSSQKSQGKSMPVHSSRMLTAGGEPRSRPDG; encoded by the coding sequence GTGGCCGACTCACAGTCAGAGACGATAGGTAAGTATCGTGTAATCAGGAACCTTGCATCAGGCAGTCAGGGAACGGTGTATCACGCACATGATCCTGAGCTCGACCGAGAGGTTGCTGTCAAGGTGCTGCATCCACACTTGGCTAATCCAGACGTGATCGCTCGGTTCCAGCGAGAAGCACAGATTGTTGCCTCCATTAGTCACCCAAATATCGCGGGCATCACGGACATCGGGGAGCACGAGGGATCGCACTTCATCGCAATCGAGTATGTCCCCCACTCCATCAGAGAGCTGATAGACCGTGGTCCTTTGGACGTCACGCGAGCCGTCACGATCACCCACCAGGCGGCACTTGCACTGGAGGCTGCGCGCACAAGCAGCCGTGGAATCACGCACCATGACATCAAGCCAGAGAACCTGCTACTTACGACACTTGGCGCCGGTGGTGCAGTAAAGCTCATCGACTTCGGAATAGCTCACGCTGCGGACATGGCTCCCTTGACCCATGTTGGTTCACAGTGGGGTACGCCGTTCTACATGCCACCAGAACAATGGATGGGAGAGAGAGGAGACACCCGATCAGACGTTTATTCTCTTGGTGTGGTACTTTACCAGATGCTATCTGGGCATCTGCCCTTCAACTCGACCGCGTCTAATAGTCTAGTACGTCAGAATGAGATCGCAAGGCAGCATATTCAGGTAAATGCCACATCATTACGCTATCTGCGGCAGGATGTTTCAATGACAGTGGTCGCGATAGTGGAAAGGTGCCTGGCGAAGCAACCGAGCGATCGCTTTCAGACCCCGGGAGAACTTGCAGACGCCCTGGCTGGTTCCATTGGCCTGGCTTCTGCCAAGTTAGCTCCGCATCCTGTCGTCCAGCCGGACTGGTTGAGATCGGGAGACGATACAGCCCATCGGCAAAGACGAGCGCCACTCATCGCTGTCGGTGGATTCGTGGCAATGATTGTGATCATATCCACTCTACTGATGGTGTGTCAGGCTGCGGCCCGTGAACCGCAGCCCTCTCCGTTGCCTGTGACTGAGAAATACTCGGGGGCCTCATTTGGAATTATTGACGTAGCCAAGACTTCCGCCCAGTTATACTCGGCCACTCATAGGAGTGAGCAAGCACATCCGTCTTCACAAAAGTCTCAAGGTAAGAGTATGCCAGTACACTCGTCACGGATGCTTACAGCTGGCGGTGAGCCCCGATCTAGACCTGATGGGTAA